The DNA sequence gagaatgtaaaaaaaaagagagaaaaaatataaatttttccttatttttttctgcattagttttataattttacctaaattaaaataaaacaactaattgattttattacaataacaactaactttaaaacacattaaatttatacaataacaaaatagatatatataataaataaaaagtatatatataaataaataaatgtataccGAGctcggagagagagagagagggagacgaacgggaggtggtggtggtccaaCGTATGAGACGGAGATGAGAGGGACACCGACAGGAGGCGGTGGTGGTCCGACGTATGCGACGGAGAGGAGAGGGAGACCAACGGGAGGAGGGGTGGGTGGAGATCGATGGACAAGAGAGACGAGAAGAAAGGGAGATCGAGAAAGGGAGGAAGACGGCGAGAGAGGAGGGGGATAGTCCGGAGGCATGGGTGGGGTTTTGGAGAATTAAGATTTTCGTTTTAGGGTGTGGGAAATGGAGAAGAAATATGTGAGAAGAACTAGGTGGGCATGTGAGAAATAGAAAAGAAGTAGGTGGACACGTGGGAAATGTGGCGAGAAGTAGGTAACGATTTTTTATTGGACTCTTACAAGGGCCTAATAAATTTACGAATTCTAtttaaaccgtcgcctattcTTGTAATCATTATTATAAACCATCGGGAATACTAAACCatttgaggctagctcaagtggccataggagGGTGCGTGTGTGTTGAAGGTCCtggttcgagtcccaagttaTACATGATTGTAATATgtaaacgcttaaataaaaaaaaaccatcaaaaatactaatttttttcgacgattttaaaccgttgtttaattttttttagctacggtaaaaaaaaaaatatatttttatgaccGTAGCGAATTCTCACTTTTATAGTAGTCtttaaaatttcttaatttagTAATACTGAATCCGAACCTCCTTAGTCGTATTGActtgagaaaattttgaatagaTTATTTATTTGGCAACTCTTTTAACTAAAGCTATGGAAAGCTCCGCAACATCAAACTAAAGCTCCTTCTTCTGTCGTTGGAATTGGAATTGGAATTGGAATTGGAATTAtgaggaagaggtttcaatcTGAAGGATCTTCCTCGGCCGACTCGAACCAGCCCATTTCTCATGATAATCCCTCACAACCTCCAACAAAAGCCCCACCCCCACACAGGTCGCCTTTCGTATGGTTGACTTTGTTCGTCGCAATTGTCTATTCTTCGTGGACCGTTTACCATTACCAATATCTGAGCTTGCCTTTGCCTCTCACTGCCGACCAAGCTGGCAAAAGGGGTTTCTCAGAGGTTCAAGCTCTTAACCATGTCAGGGCTTTGACTGAGTTGGGCCCTCATTCTGTTGGCTCTGATGCTTTGAATCATGCTGTTCAGGTTGGCGCCTTTCCATACATATTATAACATAGATATATGCGTTTGTGTATATAGCTGTGAATTTTCTCTAGTATATGGTTGAAAAAGATGTAACTTTGTTATGAGTAGACTGAACTTATCCATGTTTTGTTGCTTTGTTACTCTATTACATAAGTATGCCATATCTTTTTAGGTGAACGACCAAAATGTGTTTTCAAATTATGATGTGATTATAGAGGAAGACATGATGTTCGTGGGGTTATCTATAATCAATGAATTATTCATAATAGGAATATTTTTAGTTAAAGATTAGTATTTGTGATTGGTTTGACCTTTTTCCCAATTCGCTATGCAGTATGTTTTGTCAGCATCAGAAGAGATCAAGAAAACAGCCCACTGGGAGGTTGATGTTGAAGTAGAACTTTTCAATGCAAAAAGTGGAGCAAATATAATGACTGGTGGCCTGTTTAATGGAAAAACTCTTGTTTATTCTGATTTAGATCACGTCATTGTAAGAATCTCGCCAAAATATGTGTCTCAAGCGAGAGAAAATGCAATTCTGGTCTCTTCTCACATCGATACTGTTTTCTCAACGTATGCTCCTTCATCCTTGTTCTCTTTATTTCTAGTGATGAAGGGCATGTATAGCTGTTTGACTTTTATTAGAGCATCAAAATCTTAGTTCTATATTGTTGCAGTACACATGGAAGTTTATGAATACTAATATTCTGTTCTTCTTTCCTCTGGCATTAATATTGTTTCACATGAATGTTTGTTGAAAATTCTTGTCCCCTCCTACTCACAAAAACATATGTTTTACATTGTTCTTGTTAATACATTATTGCTTATCAAGAAGTCATTCTATGTTGGTGAAAAATTGTCACATATGTTTCAGGGGAGGTGCTGGAGATTGCAGCTCATGTGTAGCAGTTATGTTGGAACTTGCTCGAGGGGTTTCTCAGTGGGCTCATGGATTTAAGCACTCTGTAATCATATTGTTTAATACTGGTGAGGAAGAAGGCTTGAATGGTGCTCATAGCTTTATAACTCAGGTAGGAAGCATCTTTCATATAATCATCTAAATGTGGTGCAAAGCTAAAGTACATTCTTTCATGCTATAAATGAATATATCATATAATGAGGTTGCACTGTTTTTCAAAACCTTGTGCTACCATAATGGTTCAAAATCAGAATATTTGATCGTCAATACACGATAGGAGACAAAGAAGATCTTATATTGACTTCAAAGCAGAGTACAGAATTGTATTGAATCAGCAACCAGAACTTATATTTACTGCAAATTATGGTGAAATACAGGCTGAAGCTCTTTATGGGCATCCGAGTGATTTCCAAGCATTTAGAATATGTGATTGTTAACATACAGCCTGAAGCTCTTTATGGGCATCCTAGTGATTTCCAAGCATTTAGAATATGTGATTGCTAACATTCAGGCTGAAGATGCAGCCAATTAGTTTacgcaaatgtttcagatttgtTTGGTTTAGTGCCTTGTATCTGTGTTGCTCTGCATGAAAATGCTTACTTATTAATTTGAAATACCCATCTACAGCATCCCTGGAGTAAAACTGTTCGTATGGCTATTGATTTGGAGGCCATGGGTATTGGAGGGAAATCTACCATATTTCAGGTCTGGTAGAATTTTACTTACTGTTCTGTATTATGTGCAAGCATAATTTCATTCATTAACATCTGTATCTTTTGGTTAATAGGCGGGTCCTAATCCATGGGCTATTGAGAACTTTGCATTAGTGGCAAAATATCCTTCTGGCCAGATTATTTCACAGGTTTGTGCTATTTCTCGAATCATGAATTAGTCCCCCACTCCCTGCTCCTTCTCCCACCAAAAAAAAGTATATGCTGTTTGCTCTGCGAAACATTCTTAGACCAGaacgacttttttttttataaggctTAGACCAGAGTGACTTTGTTACAACAGGATCTATTTTCTTCTGGAGTCATTAAATCTGCTACAGATTTCCAAGTATACAAAGAGCTTGCTGGCCTTTCAGGACTTGACTTTGCTTACACGGATAACTCTGCAGTATATCACACTAAGGTCTTCTTTCACTGCTACAaaatatatgtcattttttatcTCATTGTTTTTCAGCATTCTAATTATATTCTGGCTTGATGAAGTGAAGTTTGCAACAACAATTTAATGGGAGTTTGTACGAAGAAATCCAATCTCTTGCTACTATTATTTGTCTTGATTTAGAATGATGTCATTAAAATCAAAGCTGAATATTTGTTTTGTACAAAAAATCGAAGCTAAATTGAATTTTCATTGCCCTTGACTTTTTCCATAGAGTATGAATATACAATAGGACAGAGTGCCAGATAAATCTTTGTAGAACCCAGAACCGTAATGAGATAGGTGCAAGAGTTGACTCTTGTGAGCTAGATTTGCAAGTTAAATTGGTTctgtgaaatttaatttttgtttgctAGTCATGATAGTTAGTGTTCATACTAATGATACCTATATCTATAAAGCATCAGCATATATATACTTTGATGAAAACTTTGAGgcggatttttttttctaatcctCCAAATCAATGCAGAATGACAAAGTTGAACTCCTGAAACCAGGATCTCTTCAACATCTTGGAGAAAATATGCTTGCTTTTCTGCTTCAGATTGCTAGATCTTCTGACCTTTCAAAATCCAGTGCAGTAGAAGCTGAGGAAAATGCTGGGCAAAACAGAGCCATATATTTTGACATTTTGGTATAGTTACAAACTTACAATACACAAACTGCTATACCTTCAGAAATTTTACAACGTGTTTCTAACACCTTTTTCAAAAGTCAGTGTAGTTCTAATACTTGTTGCTTTCTCAGGGGACATATATGATCGTATTCAGACAACACTTTTCAAATTTACTTAATATTTCAGTGATAATGCAATCACTTCTGATTTGGGTTACATCTTTGATTGTTGGTGGTTATCCGGCTGCAATTTCACTTGCCTTGTCAAGTTTGAGTATCATCCTTACGTGGATTTTTGCAGTTGGTTTAGCTGTTCTTGTTGCTTTCACTCTACCCTTTTTATCCTCATCCCCAACACCCTATATTGCGAGCCCATGGTTGGTGTTTGGGCTATTTGCAGCACCGGCTCTTGTTGGAGCATTGATTGGTCAATATATTGGTTATCTTATTCTCCAAAAATATTTGTCAAAAGTATATTCCAAGAGAAGGCAGCTCTCTCCAATAATTCAAGCTGATGTAGTCAAGTTTGATGCTGAAAGGTGGCTCTACAAAGCTGGATCTGTTCAGTGGCTTGTTCTTCTCATTCTGGGAAACTACTATAAAATTGGTTCCACTTATCTGGCTCTTGTTTGGCTGGTTCCACCCGCATTTACATGTATGTTTAGATTTACAAGTATCTTACTTTGGTTTTGATCAATAATATTTGTTATGttattatttaaagaaaatatagtACATCGAACTCTATGTTTTGATCTAAACACATCTTAATCAATTTGTTCTACTGTAATCTTCAGATGGGCTGCTTGAAGCCACTCTAAGCCCAGCTCGATTACCTAGGCCACTCAAACTGGCTACTCTCGTGATGGGCTTGGTTGTACCAATATTATTATCTGCTGGTAATTTTATTCGGTTGGTCGACACATTGATTGCAACTTGGGTTCGATTTGATAGGTAATTATAGCTGTACTTTTGTTGAAACACGATAAACAATAAACactcaaaatcaattttttgATAGCGAAACTTTGTTGTACATCTCTGTGTTTGCAGGAATCCTGGTAGCACTCCTGAGTGGCTGGGAAATGTGATAGTTGCCACTTTCATTGCAGTTGTCATGTGTCTTACTCTGGTGTACCTCCTATCATACGTTCATCTTTCAGGTTTTCTTCCTTAGATAAATTTTATTCAATCATTGCTGACATTGTCTTGCTTATGCATGTGCGTTAAGTTTCATATAATAAGTTTGTGAAGTAGGTGTTGTCAATGGATCCACCTTCAAGACATTCAAGTATGATTTATAATATTGAAGTTGTTGGGTTCATGTCAAGTAACTCCTACCCAAAATAAAACAGATCATCAATCTGTGATAAATGAAATGAATTTTGGTTTAAAGTATCTTGCAGCTGTTTAAAAACAAATTTGCCTGCATAATTATTATGAATTTCTTAACCATTTTATTAATTATCCTGATAAGAAAATGAAGCCAGCATGGAATGCTACCGAACTCCTGTCTCTTCTTCATTACTGGATGGTAGCTTTATTGTTTCATTTACACCATTTGGCACTGAGATGGAAATAGGCTTAGACATCTTCTTAATTCAAAAAACTAGCTGTTATAGAGCTTCATCTTAATGTAAAATAATGCACACACATTTGTTGCTACACTAATTGAttcctttatttttttggaGTTGCCAAATGATATTTTCTGTCTACATTTTTCATTTGATGGGTTGAGCATTAATTTATTCTTCAAATTGATTGTTCTCTCTTCTTTGCTTCATGACCAAAACTCAAAGTCACAACTGATGTGTAGGTGTAAAGAGAGTGACTATCCTCTCATCCTGCTTGTTGCTTGCTCTCTCACTTGCTGTCGTAAAATTGGAAATAGTTCCACCATTTACCGAACACATTTCCAGAACTGTTAATGTAAGTTTTTGTGTTCACTCTTATTGTGTTATGTTAGATTTTGATGTTCCGATTTCTTTGCTTCATATTAAAGAGAGATGGTCACATGGCCATTAGTGACCTCCTCCCGAGTATATTGAGAGCCCTAAACCTATTGTTATTGAGCAAAGTTTAATGTATGTATAGTTGTACTAGTGAGGCACTCTCACATTCagtttttagatttttcaagttaaaagCTTTAGCCCATAGGAACGGTAGGCCTCCCTCCACCCAATCTCCACCTGGCCTGGCCGTCGAAACCATTCCTAGGTTCATAATAAAGGCGAGGACAGAAGAGGTGCATTTGACTGAGTGGGTGTTTTTGATCATCTTGTTACCTGCATAACATGGATAATCTCATTTTGCCTATGccaatcctttttttttttggtgtgtaTGCGTCTTCAATCTTTTTCTTAACTGTGAATTACAATTTCGTGTGTTGCTCAGGTTGTGCATGTTGTGGATACAACAGGAAAGCAAGATCCTATCTCTTTTGTTTCTATGTTTTCTGCAACTCCTGGAAAGTTGACAAAAGAAGTTGAACAGATTAATGAAGGCTTTGTATGCGGAAGGAACAATGTCGTCGATTTTGTTACTTTCTCAGTCAAATATGGTTGCTGGACCCAAAATGATACTGAAGGCGGATGGAGCAAATCAGAATTGCCTTTGCTGAATATCGACAGTGATACTCAAGGGAAGAAAAGGATCACTCAAGTTGTGATTGATACAAGATTTTCAACACGCTGGACTCTAGCAATCAACTTTAAGGAAATCGAAGATTTTGCGTTAAAAGGTAtaactaaaatttgattatGATAAACACAGTCAGCTCCTGACCTTGTCCTATAGCTAAAAGTTTGATTTTTCATACACAAATTCACATTTTTCCCATCTTTTggattttgaaaattaattgacaGAAATGTTTTTGTGTTCACCATTTTCGAATCATCTTCTGATGTTTGACAAAAGCCTCATTACTACATTCTTTAGTGTCATTTTATGCTCTCTCTGATTCTTCTCTACCTCTCAATCTCAGATGCAGGCAGCTCAGATGAATTAGTGCCAGTTGGTGGCAAGAGCAGTGTTGACGGATGGCACACCATTCAGTTTTCGGGGGGGCAGAAAGCACCAACAAAGTTTGTTCTAACACTTTTCTGGCAGGAAAGTTCTTCTCGGTCAACTGAGGTCGTGGACGGGAAGAAACATGATCTCCAGCTTCTGAAGCTCAGAACTGATATCAACAGACTTACACCAAAAGTTGATAGAGTTCTTTCGAAGCTTCCTCGATGGTGTTCACCGTTCGGAAAGTCCACATCTCCTCACACCTTAGCATTCTTAAGTAGCCTTCCTGTTGACTTTTAGCTCTTCAATTTCtaggattttttatttttatttatttatttgggaaTAGAATTAGATGTATATTATGAATGAGTtgcatttaataaatttatcat is a window from the Cannabis sativa cultivar Pink pepper isolate KNU-18-1 chromosome 1, ASM2916894v1, whole genome shotgun sequence genome containing:
- the LOC115706728 gene encoding uncharacterized protein LOC115706728, with protein sequence MRKRFQSEGSSSADSNQPISHDNPSQPPTKAPPPHRSPFVWLTLFVAIVYSSWTVYHYQYLSLPLPLTADQAGKRGFSEVQALNHVRALTELGPHSVGSDALNHAVQYVLSASEEIKKTAHWEVDVEVELFNAKSGANIMTGGLFNGKTLVYSDLDHVIVRISPKYVSQARENAILVSSHIDTVFSTGGAGDCSSCVAVMLELARGVSQWAHGFKHSVIILFNTGEEEGLNGAHSFITQHPWSKTVRMAIDLEAMGIGGKSTIFQAGPNPWAIENFALVAKYPSGQIISQDLFSSGVIKSATDFQVYKELAGLSGLDFAYTDNSAVYHTKNDKVELLKPGSLQHLGENMLAFLLQIARSSDLSKSSAVEAEENAGQNRAIYFDILGTYMIVFRQHFSNLLNISVIMQSLLIWVTSLIVGGYPAAISLALSSLSIILTWIFAVGLAVLVAFTLPFLSSSPTPYIASPWLVFGLFAAPALVGALIGQYIGYLILQKYLSKVYSKRRQLSPIIQADVVKFDAERWLYKAGSVQWLVLLILGNYYKIGSTYLALVWLVPPAFTYGLLEATLSPARLPRPLKLATLVMGLVVPILLSAGNFIRLVDTLIATWVRFDRNPGSTPEWLGNVIVATFIAVVMCLTLVYLLSYVHLSGVKRVTILSSCLLLALSLAVVKLEIVPPFTEHISRTVNVVHVVDTTGKQDPISFVSMFSATPGKLTKEVEQINEGFVCGRNNVVDFVTFSVKYGCWTQNDTEGGWSKSELPLLNIDSDTQGKKRITQVVIDTRFSTRWTLAINFKEIEDFALKDAGSSDELVPVGGKSSVDGWHTIQFSGGQKAPTKFVLTLFWQESSSRSTEVVDGKKHDLQLLKLRTDINRLTPKVDRVLSKLPRWCSPFGKSTSPHTLAFLSSLPVDF